The following are encoded in a window of Dryobates pubescens isolate bDryPub1 chromosome 25, bDryPub1.pri, whole genome shotgun sequence genomic DNA:
- the MAPKAPK5 gene encoding MAP kinase-activated protein kinase 5 isoform X1: MSEDHEMDKMIKETSILEEYNINWTQKLGAGISGPVRVCVKKSSQERFALKILLDRPKARNEVRLHMMCATHPNIVQIIEVYANSVQFPHESSPRARLLIVMEMMEGGELFHRISQHRHFTEKQASQVTKQIALALQHCHSLNIAHRDLKPENLLFKDNSLDAPVKLCDFGFAKVDQGDLMTPQFTPYYVAPQVLEAQRRHQKEKSGIIPTSPTPYTYNKSCDLWSLGVIIYVMLCGYPPFYSKHHSRTIPKDMRKKIMTGSFEFPEEEWSQISEMAKDIVRKLLKVKPEERLTIEGVLDHPWLNSTEALDNILPSAQLMMDKAMVAGIQQAHAEQLANMRIQDLKVSLKPLHSVNNPILRKRKLLGTKPKDGVYIHDPENGSNDSNVALEKLRDVIAQCILPQAGKGENEDEKLNEVMQEAWKYNRECKLLRDTLQSFSWNGRGFTDKVDRLKLAEIVKQVIEEQTNSHDSQ; encoded by the exons AGTCTGCGTGAAAAAATCCTCTCAAGAACGTTTTGCACTGAAAATTCTTCTTGATCGTCCAAAAGCTAGAAATGAG GTACGTCTGCACATGATGTGTGCAACACATCCCAATATTGTTCAGATTATTGAAGTTTATGCTAACAGTGTGCAGTTCCCACATGAATCCAGCCCAAG GGCTCGGCTCCTAATTGTAATGGAGATGATGGAAGGGGGAGagctatttcacagaatcagccagcaCCGGCACTTTACTGAGAAGCAAGCAAGCCAAGTAACAAAGCAG atagctttggctTTGCAGCATTGCCACTCACTAAACATTGCACATAGAGACCTCAAGCCTGAGAATCTCCTCTTCAAGGATAACTCTCTG GATGCACCTGTTAAATTGTGTGACTTTGGATTTGCCAAAGTAGACCAAGGTGACTTGATGACACCACAGTTCACTCCATATTACGTAGCACCTCAG GTATTGGAGGCACAAAGAAGgcatcagaaagaaaaatctggTATTATCCCCACCTCTCCAACACCTTACACTTACAACAAG AGCTGTGACTTGTGGTCCCTGGGTGTCATTATTTACGTGATGCTGTGTGGATACCCTCCGTTTTACTCCAAACACCACAGTCGGACAATCCCCAAGGACATGCGGAAAAAGATCATGACAGGAAGTTTTGAATTCCCAGAGGAAGAGTGGAGCCAGATCTCAGAAATGGCGAAAGACATTGTGCGAAA gctgctgaaggtcAAACCTGAGGAGCGGCTGACCATTGAAGGTGTGCTGGACCATCCCTGGCTCAACTCCACCGAGGCTCTTGATAAcatcctgccctctgcccagctgatgATGGACAAG GCAATGGTTGCGGGGATACAGCAGGCTcatgcagagcagctggccAACATGAGAATCCAGGACCTCAAAGTCAGCCTCAAACCCCTCCACTCTGTCAACAACCCAATCCTGCGCAAAAGGAAACTGCTGGG CACTAAGCCAAAGGATGGTGTTTATATTCATGACCCTGAGAATGGAAGTAATGATTCCAACGTGGCTCTGGAAAAGCTCAGAGATGTGATTGCTCAGTGCATTCTACCACAGGCTGGTAAAG GAGAGAATGAAGATGAGAAGCTGAATGAAGTGATGCAGGAGGCCTGGAAGTATAACCGAGAGTGTAAGCTGCTGCGAGACACTCTCCAGAGCTTCAGCTGGAATG gcAGAGGATTCACAGACAAAGTGGATCGGCTAAAACTGGCAGAGATAGTAAAACAAGTTATCGAAGAGCAGACAAACTCCCACGACTCTCAATAG
- the MAPKAPK5 gene encoding MAP kinase-activated protein kinase 5 isoform X3: MSEDHEMDKMIKETSILEEYNINWTQKLGAGISGPVRVCVKKSSQERFALKILLDRPKARNEVRLHMMCATHPNIVQIIEVYANSVQFPHESSPRARLLIVMEMMEGGELFHRISQHRHFTEKQASQVTKQIALALQHCHSLNIAHRDLKPENLLFKDNSLVLEAQRRHQKEKSGIIPTSPTPYTYNKSCDLWSLGVIIYVMLCGYPPFYSKHHSRTIPKDMRKKIMTGSFEFPEEEWSQISEMAKDIVRKLLKVKPEERLTIEGVLDHPWLNSTEALDNILPSAQLMMDKAMVAGIQQAHAEQLANMRIQDLKVSLKPLHSVNNPILRKRKLLGTKPKDGVYIHDPENGSNDSNVALEKLRDVIAQCILPQAGKGENEDEKLNEVMQEAWKYNRECKLLRDTLQSFSWNGRGFTDKVDRLKLAEIVKQVIEEQTNSHDSQ, translated from the exons AGTCTGCGTGAAAAAATCCTCTCAAGAACGTTTTGCACTGAAAATTCTTCTTGATCGTCCAAAAGCTAGAAATGAG GTACGTCTGCACATGATGTGTGCAACACATCCCAATATTGTTCAGATTATTGAAGTTTATGCTAACAGTGTGCAGTTCCCACATGAATCCAGCCCAAG GGCTCGGCTCCTAATTGTAATGGAGATGATGGAAGGGGGAGagctatttcacagaatcagccagcaCCGGCACTTTACTGAGAAGCAAGCAAGCCAAGTAACAAAGCAG atagctttggctTTGCAGCATTGCCACTCACTAAACATTGCACATAGAGACCTCAAGCCTGAGAATCTCCTCTTCAAGGATAACTCTCTG GTATTGGAGGCACAAAGAAGgcatcagaaagaaaaatctggTATTATCCCCACCTCTCCAACACCTTACACTTACAACAAG AGCTGTGACTTGTGGTCCCTGGGTGTCATTATTTACGTGATGCTGTGTGGATACCCTCCGTTTTACTCCAAACACCACAGTCGGACAATCCCCAAGGACATGCGGAAAAAGATCATGACAGGAAGTTTTGAATTCCCAGAGGAAGAGTGGAGCCAGATCTCAGAAATGGCGAAAGACATTGTGCGAAA gctgctgaaggtcAAACCTGAGGAGCGGCTGACCATTGAAGGTGTGCTGGACCATCCCTGGCTCAACTCCACCGAGGCTCTTGATAAcatcctgccctctgcccagctgatgATGGACAAG GCAATGGTTGCGGGGATACAGCAGGCTcatgcagagcagctggccAACATGAGAATCCAGGACCTCAAAGTCAGCCTCAAACCCCTCCACTCTGTCAACAACCCAATCCTGCGCAAAAGGAAACTGCTGGG CACTAAGCCAAAGGATGGTGTTTATATTCATGACCCTGAGAATGGAAGTAATGATTCCAACGTGGCTCTGGAAAAGCTCAGAGATGTGATTGCTCAGTGCATTCTACCACAGGCTGGTAAAG GAGAGAATGAAGATGAGAAGCTGAATGAAGTGATGCAGGAGGCCTGGAAGTATAACCGAGAGTGTAAGCTGCTGCGAGACACTCTCCAGAGCTTCAGCTGGAATG gcAGAGGATTCACAGACAAAGTGGATCGGCTAAAACTGGCAGAGATAGTAAAACAAGTTATCGAAGAGCAGACAAACTCCCACGACTCTCAATAG
- the MAPKAPK5 gene encoding MAP kinase-activated protein kinase 5 isoform X4: MRARLLIVMEMMEGGELFHRISQHRHFTEKQASQVTKQIALALQHCHSLNIAHRDLKPENLLFKDNSLDAPVKLCDFGFAKVDQGDLMTPQFTPYYVAPQVLEAQRRHQKEKSGIIPTSPTPYTYNKSCDLWSLGVIIYVMLCGYPPFYSKHHSRTIPKDMRKKIMTGSFEFPEEEWSQISEMAKDIVRKLLKVKPEERLTIEGVLDHPWLNSTEALDNILPSAQLMMDKAMVAGIQQAHAEQLANMRIQDLKVSLKPLHSVNNPILRKRKLLGTKPKDGVYIHDPENGSNDSNVALEKLRDVIAQCILPQAGKGENEDEKLNEVMQEAWKYNRECKLLRDTLQSFSWNGRGFTDKVDRLKLAEIVKQVIEEQTNSHDSQ; encoded by the exons ATGAG GGCTCGGCTCCTAATTGTAATGGAGATGATGGAAGGGGGAGagctatttcacagaatcagccagcaCCGGCACTTTACTGAGAAGCAAGCAAGCCAAGTAACAAAGCAG atagctttggctTTGCAGCATTGCCACTCACTAAACATTGCACATAGAGACCTCAAGCCTGAGAATCTCCTCTTCAAGGATAACTCTCTG GATGCACCTGTTAAATTGTGTGACTTTGGATTTGCCAAAGTAGACCAAGGTGACTTGATGACACCACAGTTCACTCCATATTACGTAGCACCTCAG GTATTGGAGGCACAAAGAAGgcatcagaaagaaaaatctggTATTATCCCCACCTCTCCAACACCTTACACTTACAACAAG AGCTGTGACTTGTGGTCCCTGGGTGTCATTATTTACGTGATGCTGTGTGGATACCCTCCGTTTTACTCCAAACACCACAGTCGGACAATCCCCAAGGACATGCGGAAAAAGATCATGACAGGAAGTTTTGAATTCCCAGAGGAAGAGTGGAGCCAGATCTCAGAAATGGCGAAAGACATTGTGCGAAA gctgctgaaggtcAAACCTGAGGAGCGGCTGACCATTGAAGGTGTGCTGGACCATCCCTGGCTCAACTCCACCGAGGCTCTTGATAAcatcctgccctctgcccagctgatgATGGACAAG GCAATGGTTGCGGGGATACAGCAGGCTcatgcagagcagctggccAACATGAGAATCCAGGACCTCAAAGTCAGCCTCAAACCCCTCCACTCTGTCAACAACCCAATCCTGCGCAAAAGGAAACTGCTGGG CACTAAGCCAAAGGATGGTGTTTATATTCATGACCCTGAGAATGGAAGTAATGATTCCAACGTGGCTCTGGAAAAGCTCAGAGATGTGATTGCTCAGTGCATTCTACCACAGGCTGGTAAAG GAGAGAATGAAGATGAGAAGCTGAATGAAGTGATGCAGGAGGCCTGGAAGTATAACCGAGAGTGTAAGCTGCTGCGAGACACTCTCCAGAGCTTCAGCTGGAATG gcAGAGGATTCACAGACAAAGTGGATCGGCTAAAACTGGCAGAGATAGTAAAACAAGTTATCGAAGAGCAGACAAACTCCCACGACTCTCAATAG
- the MAPKAPK5 gene encoding MAP kinase-activated protein kinase 5 isoform X2 — protein MSEDHEMDKMIKETSILEEYNINWTQKLGAGISGPVRVCVKKSSQERFALKILLDRPKARNEVRLHMMCATHPNIVQIIEVYANSVQFPHESSPRARLLIVMEMMEGGELFHRISQHRHFTEKQASQVTKQIALALQHCHSLNIAHRDLKPENLLFKDNSLDAPVKLCDFGFAKVDQGDLMTPQFTPYYVAPQVLEAQRRHQKEKSGIIPTSPTPYTYNKSCDLWSLGVIIYVMLCGYPPFYSKHHSRTIPKDMRKKIMTGSFEFPEEEWSQISEMAKDIVRKLLKVKPEERLTIEGVLDHPWLNSTEALDNILPSAQLMMDKAMVAGIQQAHAEQLANMRIQDLKVSLKPLHSVNNPILRKRKLLGTKPKDGVYIHDPENGSNDSNVALEKLRDVIAQCILPQAGENEDEKLNEVMQEAWKYNRECKLLRDTLQSFSWNGRGFTDKVDRLKLAEIVKQVIEEQTNSHDSQ, from the exons AGTCTGCGTGAAAAAATCCTCTCAAGAACGTTTTGCACTGAAAATTCTTCTTGATCGTCCAAAAGCTAGAAATGAG GTACGTCTGCACATGATGTGTGCAACACATCCCAATATTGTTCAGATTATTGAAGTTTATGCTAACAGTGTGCAGTTCCCACATGAATCCAGCCCAAG GGCTCGGCTCCTAATTGTAATGGAGATGATGGAAGGGGGAGagctatttcacagaatcagccagcaCCGGCACTTTACTGAGAAGCAAGCAAGCCAAGTAACAAAGCAG atagctttggctTTGCAGCATTGCCACTCACTAAACATTGCACATAGAGACCTCAAGCCTGAGAATCTCCTCTTCAAGGATAACTCTCTG GATGCACCTGTTAAATTGTGTGACTTTGGATTTGCCAAAGTAGACCAAGGTGACTTGATGACACCACAGTTCACTCCATATTACGTAGCACCTCAG GTATTGGAGGCACAAAGAAGgcatcagaaagaaaaatctggTATTATCCCCACCTCTCCAACACCTTACACTTACAACAAG AGCTGTGACTTGTGGTCCCTGGGTGTCATTATTTACGTGATGCTGTGTGGATACCCTCCGTTTTACTCCAAACACCACAGTCGGACAATCCCCAAGGACATGCGGAAAAAGATCATGACAGGAAGTTTTGAATTCCCAGAGGAAGAGTGGAGCCAGATCTCAGAAATGGCGAAAGACATTGTGCGAAA gctgctgaaggtcAAACCTGAGGAGCGGCTGACCATTGAAGGTGTGCTGGACCATCCCTGGCTCAACTCCACCGAGGCTCTTGATAAcatcctgccctctgcccagctgatgATGGACAAG GCAATGGTTGCGGGGATACAGCAGGCTcatgcagagcagctggccAACATGAGAATCCAGGACCTCAAAGTCAGCCTCAAACCCCTCCACTCTGTCAACAACCCAATCCTGCGCAAAAGGAAACTGCTGGG CACTAAGCCAAAGGATGGTGTTTATATTCATGACCCTGAGAATGGAAGTAATGATTCCAACGTGGCTCTGGAAAAGCTCAGAGATGTGATTGCTCAGTGCATTCTACCACAGGCTG GAGAGAATGAAGATGAGAAGCTGAATGAAGTGATGCAGGAGGCCTGGAAGTATAACCGAGAGTGTAAGCTGCTGCGAGACACTCTCCAGAGCTTCAGCTGGAATG gcAGAGGATTCACAGACAAAGTGGATCGGCTAAAACTGGCAGAGATAGTAAAACAAGTTATCGAAGAGCAGACAAACTCCCACGACTCTCAATAG